The Ignavibacteriales bacterium genome segment TGCAGTTGGTTTGGCGCTATTGTACTTCTTCAGATTGCGCTGCCCGTTCTTCTACAGGACTTGCTGCACCGAGCGCAGCTTGAGCGACCTGTTAGGCAGGCCGCGCTTACTACAGTGGATCGCTAAGCCATGCCAAGTACAACGGCATGGGAGAAGTTCGGACTGGTCCGACAATGGTGTTGATGGCGGCCGTTGCTGAAAAGAGATTCACGAACGACCTGTAATCGTCGAATGAGGTTCTGGTCGCGCTGAATGAATGGACCAACATCACGGTTGCGGTGCAGTGAAATCGCTGAGCCTCGAGAATGGCGGACGCCGTTCGGTGAAGCAATTGATACCGTAGGTTGTGAACTGACGACTCTGGCAACGACAGAAGCTTGAGTAAGTATGCCATTCGTTCACGCTTGCCAGCTGAGGCATTCTCAAGCCACTCAGACACGAAAGGTCCAAATGGCTCTTCGACTTTTCCTTCAACCATGATGGCTGTCAGTCCGTCCGCTCCACCGGCCAAGACGAAGAGATCGTTCTGAGAAGCCCGAGACCCGCCTGGTAAATCAACCTTGTGCTCCGGGAAACCTGCGAGAAAAGTCAGATTGTGAAGACGGAGTATATGAGATGAATCGAAGAGCCTCTTTAGGCTTTGCGGGAATCCATTCGCTCCTTGCCAGCTAAGCGCGAGCGATTTGGCGGAAAAGCCATCCTTCCAGTGCTTCTCAGGGTCCGCGAGAAGCTGCTGCCAGTCGGAAGCTTGAGATGTGGGCAAATAGAACATGGTCGTTCTCCTATTTTGAGATGCCGGTTATGAATCCATGACCAAGCTGGTAGACGACTGTCTCAAAGCGCTTCGCCGGCAGGTCATCGTTGAATTCGAGTACCACACAAAGGTTCTCTTGTTTGGCAGGGTCGAATGTCGCTTCCTCATACTGGCCAGAGAATAGCTCATTGGCCTTGGCCAACACGAGTTCGCGCATCCGCTGCTTGATGACAGCATGCTCTATGTTCAAGCCCAATAATTTGATACTCGTACGAGACAGATTGAACTCAAGAACGCCATTTGTGGCAGCGGCGAGCGAGAGAATCTGGGCCTTCTCATTGACATTCTGCCGTTGAAAGAAAAGATACTTCCTTTCGGCGGACTCCGCATTCGGTACATAGTCGACGCGGCTGAACTTAGGACCAGACACGATCGAAGGGAATTCAGAAGCGAGACGCTTCATCGCAAGGTCAGCGTAGTATCCGAATCCACGATTTGCCCGCTGTCCAAGAATTCGGTAGAGGGGCACAAGGAGCACCGCAACCGTGGATAGAGTTGTGAGCACTTGGGCAATCGTCTCGCCAGTGAACCCATCAAGATATACCCAGAATGATCCGGCAATGAGAGCAACGGCCGCCGGAATCAGTTCCTTTGCGCTGATAGAAGTGCCTACTGTCGTTGCCATGCTCGTCCTCCGATATGGGTGGTTCGTGTCGCGGCCTGCCGAACTATTGCTTATATGGTTTCCGTGTAAGACCACTGTATGTTCCACCGCAGCATGACACGCCACAGTGAGAATTTCCAAAAGCGCTCAGCCCAAACAAGTTATCGCAGCTCAGTTCACGGGCGAGATTGTTAGACAGTTTCGGCATGACATGGCACGCCTCTCGTTCCCTCGTGCCGCAAAACGCAGTATCAAATGAATCTTTGCTTGCGCATAACGTTTAGCCAAACCGCCGTTGCGGACCGCCGTACTAGCGAATTCCGATTTGCGGCGGGACGCAATGGAGCGAGCTCTATTCATTTTGCCAAACCCGAACTGTCTTGGCCTATCCAGTGAGCGAGCGTCGGTTTGGCGTTTGTTAGGCGTTCGTGACCGGAGGCGGTGCCATCCATTTGCTGCGTATGGATGCACGATGCTTCGACGTTTTGCTTAACAGCAAACCAAAGATCTGAATTCGCCACTCTCTCAAGATCTTTTCCCGCCGACGGGCATGACGCCTAACTAGTGCAAGAATGTACTTTCGCGTTTTCGCGCGGCATGGGCGTGCCAAAATCGCGTTTATTTTTCTCTTGGCTGTAAGATCTGATCAATGGGGCTCCGCAATGTGGCAATCTGCTTCCGGCTCACATGCGTGTAAATCTCCGTCGTTCTTACACTACTGTGCCCCAAGAGCTCCTGGATGAATCTGATGTCGGTTCCCTGCTCAAGTAAATGCGTCGCGAACGAGTGCCTTAACGTATGGATCGAGACATCCTTCTGTATGCCTGCCTTGGCCGCTGCGTTCTCAAACACCTTCTCTGCACTTCTCACCGAATACGGCCTGCCGGGTATCTGTCCCTCAAACAGCCACGTCCTCGGCTTGTAAGCCTTCCAGTATTGCCGCAGTACGTCCAACACACCATCGGAAAGCAACGTGTACCTGTCCTTCTTCCCTTTTCCCGAGCGGACATAGATCATTTTCCGCTCGCTGTCTATGTCCTCTGGCTTCAGAGTGACGACCTCACCCACACGCAGGCCAGCCGAGTACACGAGCATCATCATAACTCGATGCTTCAGATTCCCTAACCCGTCCAGGATCGCCCGCACTTCCTCGAGCGAGAGTACGACCGGTAGTTTCCTTCCCCGCTTCGGTCGCTCAATCTCTCCAACAGCAAATGGACGCTTGTACACCTCAACAAACAAGAACCGTAGGGAGTTAATGATCTGACTGATCGTCCCCGCAGATAGCCCTCTCTCCTCAATCTGAAACAGCAGATAGTCCCGCACGTCATCCACCGTGACTGTTTCAAGGCGCCGAGGCGACGAGTACTCTTCAAACGACCGGACACAACTCGTATAGGTCTTGATCGTTTTAGGGGAATAGTTGCGAATAGTCAGCTCCCTTCGCAGGGCCTCAAGAGTCGAGGAGGACTTTGTAGCCTGCTTCGGAGCCGGGGGTATTGATGGCTTCGATCGCTCATGAAAACCAAATGCGTCGGCAACAGAACGGTCAAGAATGCGCCAGTCTGTCTTAAATATCGTGAGAAGACTGTCGAGGACATCTCTCGTTCGTGGAAAGGTCCATGATCCCGCGACCAAATCCCTATGATGGCCGGGAATCGACCCGAGCAAACGAGTCTTCAGTTCATCGCATTCGCACTTGAGTCCCAATCGGTCGGGAGGCACAAGGAAGAATTGGGGTTTGGATCGGGGGGAGTGAGAATTGTCCGACTTCGAGGAAAGCATGCGCCCTCCGGTGAAATGATCCGATACATCTGTTCTCGCAGCGAGGCGTGAGCGTTCCAGAGATCAGGAATAATCCCTGAACGCGCATACGGTCAGAAGGAGCCACTGCCGCAAACGTACTGCTGTCTTGCTTAAGAATCAATAAGTACAAGTACTTACAAATCCTTGTAGCGTAAAGTACCGACAAGCACTCGTCGTCGAAAACAATTGGCAGGAATACTCCACGGCGGGAAACGTTGACAGGACGGGTCGGCAGCACATCGCACGCTATTTCACGCCGAGGTACCGGAGAAGGTTCGACAGGGCGGTTATCGCATCAAAAAGATTGACTTGATATGGAGAAGGTGGCGGCTTCATTGGGTTTTCTGTTGTTCCATAGACCGCGAGGTTTCTTCGCAACTTCGACTCCAGCTCGCTGGGAATGCGGAGGTCCGCAAAAGCGCGGTCGAGTAGCTTCTTTCTGTCCCGTTCAGCTAAATCGATTTGCAGTACGCCGAGAATGAACGCTTGTTCAAGCAAGTAGTCCTTCAACTCGGGGTACAAAATGCCAAGCGAATCTATGACGTGAATCGTCAGTTCAGGAAACCTAACATCGCGGAAATCCAAACGGCTCAATGCCCCTGGTGCAGAGGATTGTCTTGATCTTGAAGTGACCCGGGGAGGCTGAGTCTGGATCTCCGTCTCCGGAGCATTCGTCTTCTTGTCCTGAGGGAGTTTCGTCGAGTCCTGAATTCCGATGTTCCTTACGGGAGAGAGCTCCTGTGTCACTCTAGGAGGGCCTACCTGCGCAAGGGCGATGGCCGGCCAAAGGATCAGGACACCTATACAGAGCTGTGCCCGACATCGAAGGTTGGAAAATAAAGTCGTGTTGTATACTCTGAGTTGTTCAGGAGTAGGAGGACAAACTAGAGACGAGCCGGCCCTTCGGAAAGTTCCAACGCCTACGCAGCAATCTCGACAGGCTCTCGAACACCAATAACGTCGTACAGGGTCGTCCTCTGAGCCGCCGCGAAGCCCGACTCGTGAATCAACCGGATGCACTCTTCC includes the following:
- a CDS encoding site-specific integrase, with the translated sequence MLSSKSDNSHSPRSKPQFFLVPPDRLGLKCECDELKTRLLGSIPGHHRDLVAGSWTFPRTRDVLDSLLTIFKTDWRILDRSVADAFGFHERSKPSIPPAPKQATKSSSTLEALRRELTIRNYSPKTIKTYTSCVRSFEEYSSPRRLETVTVDDVRDYLLFQIEERGLSAGTISQIINSLRFLFVEVYKRPFAVGEIERPKRGRKLPVVLSLEEVRAILDGLGNLKHRVMMMLVYSAGLRVGEVVTLKPEDIDSERKMIYVRSGKGKKDRYTLLSDGVLDVLRQYWKAYKPRTWLFEGQIPGRPYSVRSAEKVFENAAAKAGIQKDVSIHTLRHSFATHLLEQGTDIRFIQELLGHSSVRTTEIYTHVSRKQIATLRSPIDQILQPREK